DNA from Salmo trutta chromosome 14, fSalTru1.1, whole genome shotgun sequence:
GGTTTATGCCCTAGCaccacacagctgatttaaataatcaaagcttgatgaggagttcattatttgaatcagctgtgtagtgctagggcaaaaaccaaaacgtgtacCCCTTAGAGTcccaaggaccgagtttgggaaacgctggtctATGGGCCCTTGGCCATGAGCTTGTAGACATGTAAAAACATTGGATCTTCAGATGCCAATCACCTGACTAAAACGGACCAGTGAAAATATGTCTACACATTCTAAGTTTAGCTCACGCTGATGACCCTAATTTGATGTAAAACCCCCTCCAATACACACTGTATTTACCTCAATTCACCAACAGATTGTTTAAAACAACTTGTAGCTTGGTCTTCACCATTATGACTTTGCAAAGACACTTTGACACTAAAACCCAAACTTTGATGGCAAACACTACATAAAGGGTATCCTTTTTCACAGTTTCAGACATGCCCAATTGCACGTGCCCAAAGGTGCTTTTGTGATTGGTCACTTACACAGGTGAAATTGATTGGCAATCAAGACAATCGTAAACAATAAAAATATGAATCTTTATTTATTTGACATAGCATATCAAAGATAAACCATACTCTCATACTATAACAAATTACACAATAACTATACAACAGTAAACTTGGTATTACCTTTTGTAATTCTTTCTGTTACTTAAGCTACATTGCTGAATGAATAGTACTCTTGGTTTTGACCTCTGTCCATGCGTTTTTTGGCGGAGTGAAGAATTGTGTTTGGCTGAATGGCACATTTATGACTTTTTGGAATAAATGTTTAGTAGGGAAGATAAGGGAGTTATACATTGACTACACCGGGAATGCAAAACTGTCAGGGAACTAAATATTATTTCAAGCTACATATTCAACCTACCTGTATCATGTCCAAAAAGACAATGTAAATCTAGATTCATAGAATTCTCTATAAATACACAGGAGACAATGCATGATGGCAAGCAAATACAACCAAAGAGGATCTCTGTAGATTTTCCATCCTCTCTGAGAACAACGGGAGTGTGTAGTTCGACTGGTAGGCTATATGAATATCAAACTCAATTAAAAAGTGAATACATAACAAGCATAAATATCTATTTATAAATCAATTCTATATATTTCGCTTCTCTTTAAAACAGAaaggacatttatttggtttagaTGAAAGGTCGGAGAGCATAGGGATGTCTGTTCCCTGCATCCCCACCATCCAGACAAACAATACAACATAacaacagtaaatgtaaaatgcactgtATGAATGAACATGATACGTCTAACAAGATATGACATCGGCATATTGGTACAGACAGGATGGTTTGGCAAGAGGTCTTAAACATATGAAAACGCAACGGAAAAAGACAAAGGGAATTCAAAGCTGCTCCACACTGCATTGCTGCTTTTCGGGGCAGTGCAGATGTGTCCAAAAATATACAAATAACCTAAACCCTACCTCCTAATCTCTCCAATATCTAGACAACACTATACAGCACAACCCAAATGTAGAACAGGTCATTTCGACCAGTTATTTCTAGTTTAGCTAATTGATGTGCTATACTTCGATAGCTGGTCTGTACACATCTGTATGCTATAATACTGTGGCATCCCATCTCCCTAGGGGACAGCTTGTACTGTTTACCCAACAGCTCTGACCTACACTAGAACTTCCAGCTAACAGAAACTCTGATTTGGCAGTTGATCATGTATGAGTCATTATATACTTGATATTGGAATCCTCTTTGGAGTGTGTACAGTCCATGTCAGCCAGTtaggatgggtgtgtgtgtgtcacgtggTGTGTTTGCATGTGGTGTGTCACAGTTGCCAGCCATTAAagatatacgtgtgtgtgtgtgtgtgtgtgtgtgtttgtctgcagaTGGTCAGACATCTACATCTCATGGGTCAGGACTTGGTGCTGTGCTGCCACCCCGTTGGCCTGCTGCGGGTTGACCAGTGTGTTGGGTGGCTGGCCACTGGGCTGGGCGTTGGTCTCGTTTAGCCTGCGGACGCGGTACACCTCGTAGTGGATGCTACTGGTGATGTCCTTGATGTTCTGCATGTGGGTCCTTACAGAGAGGAAACAGATGAAGATTTAGTGAGAGAAACATCAACATTACCCAGAGAAACATCAAGCGTCATCAAAAACACTGGTCAAAACACAGTATCACCATCACTTAAAACACAGTTAATATTCACCTGATGAGAAGGTCTCGCAGGTAGGCAAACTCACAGTGCGCAATGTTCTCAACTGCAAAAAGAGAATAAAGAAAATGAAATTACATTCTATGGGATAAACAGCAAGTGTTTTCTGCTTACAGTTACTCAAATAATATTCAGTACAATAGCCAATTAGCATATATTTTGTGTATCAGGGAGTGCATATCAAGTTAAATGCCATGTGCTATTCTACACTCTGCCACAAGATGGGAGTGTTGCGCCAAAGACAGATCAAGGACACTCATTTATCTTGACATCTGCAGCAATTATCTTAAATAAAGATTACACCTTCCACTACAAGTAATTTAATCCATCTAGGCTCCCTTAGCAAGTCAGACAGTTTAACAAACTCTCCATGACAATTTGCTGGAGTCTAGAAAGGGTCCAACACATGTTTGAATGATCGATTTTGTCAAGTCCTCAAAATGAAAAAAGAGCACTATTGATGTGAAATCGCAGCACAGGAAATTCAATTCTATTTCATCCCTCTTAGGGAGGGgcggggagaggaggggggagaagagggtgCTGCTGTGTGACCACCATAGTCTGTGGGTGGGTGTACTGATTAACGTGGTGGTGGGTCTCccttcatttaaaaccaggtTGGTTTTAAATGTTTCTCTGGGTAACACTTTCCTCCACCCATTGCAAACAGGGGATTAACACaagaacacacagagacagacatgttGTATATGTAGCTGTATAGGTACCAGCCCTCTAGATAAGTATGACATATGGAATGAGGAGGAAGAACGGCTGATAATGAGAAAGAGAATGACATTGGGGCAGCGGTAGAGGAAAAAGAGAACGTAAGAGacgacagaaagaaagagaggaagaatgAGGAGAAAGAGGTCCTGGCTATGATAGCAGTGCAGACAGGTCcagcagccctccctccctcccagcaccccgactgcctggctggctagagTCATTGTGTCCCTCAGCCAGGGGACAACCACATTTCTCACTCTTACCACATCCGTGCTCCTACAAACACACCTTTGTCTTAGAGTTCAATTACAGTCCATGGGTGTTTTACGAACACCTTGACAGTTCCAGAACAGGACCCAAGCACTAGAACTCTAGAAAGCTATGTATGCTAAGCTCTGGCTGGTTGGTCCTTTGAACAGACCTAACAGCAAGAGGTCCAGATTAATATATCTGTTCTACAGCCGTCTGTATACAAGTGTGGAGTGATGAGAGGAGCATTCACCAAGAGCCAAGAGGGGCCAGGTGCAATCTGGGAAGAAGACAGTCGGCCCTCCAGTGAAAAGGAGCTGggacatttccccccccccccccctctctctttctctctagacctcctccttctgtctgtcctccacctcatcaccttttccccccactgtgttATGGATGCAGACGGCTCAGTAAATCCTCCTTGGGACTgtgacttagaaatgtctttaGTCACAGACCAGAGAACTGTGGATATGAGAAACCCTCGCTCATAGTCACAAAAGACTCAATCAGTTGGCTGGGATTTAAACATGTACTGGCAGCAGTAACATGCATGGTTTCTCCAGAATCTGCTTCAACCCATTTTACATTACTAGTTTGACAGGGATAGTAAtggttgtgtgtgctgaattacCTTCTATGGTTCCCCACTTTGTTTTTCTGCCCAGAAGCCTCTTTCCATTGACCTGGTACTCCTGGTCGCTCCCCACCACAGCAAATGGGATCATCTcctgatgagacacacacacacacacagtttaagaCCAACAATGCTTTGTAATGAATCCATGCGtcagtggggtgtgtgtgtgtgtgtgtgtgtgtgtgattctgcaTGTGTTTACAACACTGTAAACCCACCCTGATCTTATCATTGATCATCCTGTCATCAGCATCCTCGTCAAACTCTTTCTGAGGGTAGACGTCGATCCCGTTGGCTCGCAGTCCTTCCCTGATCTGCACAAACATAAAACACGTCACAATCTGACACCAGGTTGCAGTGTCACACCAATGTACTGTAGAACAGCAGTCAGGGCAAAACAATGGCCGTTTCCACCTCATGTCATCTATCAAGTCATCTAGTCCTggaggtggaggagtgtgtgtccTGCCCAGTACAACAACATCACACACCAAAGCCTTTCACTCACCACCAGGGGAAAGAACGGTGGAGGGAGGCTGAGACTTCTATCAGATCAGAATCCATCAAAAGAAAGCAAGCCTACTCATTCTTCCAACTTAACTTTCACTGGCAACAACTgccaacaaaaaaacagaaatgatTCATGCAGATTGTTAGACCAGTATGATTGAGCCAGATTCAGCCAGATTGTTAGACCAGTATGAGGTCACTGACTGAAAATATAACAGAATAGGAAATGACTGACTACAATTCTGGTGTAGCTCACTCTGAGTCCACCGTAAACACTGCTACGGCTGGTGTTGACGTTAAATGATAATTTGATGTTCCCTGACATTGAGAGTTAATGTGGAGGTAAACCACTATTACACAAATATACAGCCAGACACTCAGGTTTACAAAATGGCCGTCTTTCTTCTATGTGTTTATAATGACTGTAATACAGACAAGAGACAGAGTGAGAATGACAGGCTTCTTCTGCCAGCAGTGATGGCCTTTAAATGAATGACCGTTCCGCTCACAATTACTACTTTGACAGTTTCCACTTGGTCGATGACGAACAGGTTTTCTACATTTCTCGGTTTATACTTCCTGGAAAGTTTAAACTTGTAACATTctcagccttaggcctatattatAAGCCTACAACAGTCGAGGGAACGTGAccagagcacacacacaaacgcccgCAACGAACTGTGGACACAGAGGGTAAAACCATAAAAAAGCTCTCGTTCCCTTTGCATGCATGTCAACTGCTGCAGGGAACAGAGAACAAGAAAGAAACGTAAAAAACCTGTTAAGATCACGATCCCAGGGTCGTACATTGCCCAGTCCATGCAGCCAACCAAAACAAGTTGGTTACAAGCCCCAGAGCTTCCATCTCGCCCGCCCTTGTTCTCATTGGCCGTTGTCGGGGAAAACGGTAGCCAAGTTGCGCAGCGTGTTTCCTCTTCCAGAATTAATAAAGATCTGTCGCAGGacgccagagagggggagactAGCGTCCCtcgagtgtgtgtgcgcgcgtgcgcagGCATGTTCTTTTCTTCTCCCAGGCTGATCACTGgccaacaaacacacactggaacaGAGGGGGGTGCAGAGGCCTTTTTAAACTAAGCCAAGCAGGTTGTATAGGCCTGTGTATCCTGGTATGGTGCAACTTTCAAGAGACCGCAGGAAGAGAAAGCAGCAACGGATTCTAAAATCAGTAGAGATGGCCTCTATACCATAGACATGAGTCAGCAACAGAAAGGGCTGTGCTTTCTTTCATGGAGGAGTAGCCTCTGCCGAGCAGCTGCCAGACAACCAGCCTCTGCCGAGCAGCTGCCAGACAACCAGCCTCTGCCGAGCAGCTGCCAGACAACCAGCCTCTGCCGAGCAGCTACCAGACAGCCAGCCTCTGCCGAGCAGCTACCAGACAGCTTCTACTGAGTGTTGCATAAACCTTCCTAAACTCTGGGGGGGGAACTCTTCATCTGAGGTCCGTTTCTCCATCTCCTGTACCCAGTAGCTTATTGCTAATAAGAGACTAGCCTGCTACAGTACACTGGCATCTGTGCAGACGTCAGCTGCCTCAAAGGTTTACAGAAAGCTGGAATACTGTAAATAAATCACTTCTTAAAATGCTCCTTTCTGGCTAAAAACATCCTTCAAGTGTTCCAAGGTTTCATACCGCTACTCCTCAGACTGGGCAGAGTACCGTAGTTTATCCAGATGGCTGCTGTTTGTAATGCCTGGCATCGCTTCATACCGGCCTGTGTGTGATCTTACCCTCTCGTTAccctgtgtgtgtgcacgcgggTGGCGTATGTGTGATCTTACCCTCTCATTACCCTGCTGTAAAGGCCTAATGTCAGCCATGTCAGATTGTTGTAATGCAAAAGGGACTAGGTTAAAAGCAAATCTACAGATCAATGTCATAGGCTTTTTGTGTACACACACGTGCATGTATACacattacgcacacacacacaccttaccgtCTGTTTGAAGAAGTCCCTCTCCTCCAGGGTGAGTGTGTCTGCCTTGGCGATGACAGGGACTATGTTGACCACTTTACTCAGACGACTCATAAACTCCACATCCAGGGGCCTCAGACTGGAGAGAGacaacatggagggagagagagaggggggaggaggagagagaaagatgttaATAAGATTACTCTTAAAGTTAAGGAGATATtttctgatcaaatcaaattttattggtcacatgcgccgaatacaagtgtagaccttacagtgaaatgcttacttacaagcccttaaccaacaatgttttAAGTAGATTTTTTTGTTActtaaatagaaaataaaagtaacgaACATAcatcagcagtaaaataacaatagcgaggctatatacagttgaagtcggaagtttacatacgagttttaatgatgccaacctaagtgtttgtcaaccactccacaaatttcttgttaacaaactatattttctttaagtcggttaggacatctactttgtgcatgacaagtaattcttccaacaattgtttacacgcagattatttcacttataatggactgtatcacaattccagtgggtcagaagtttacatacactaagttgactgtgcctttaaatagcttggaaaattccagaaaatgatgtcatggctttagaagcttctgataggctaattgacgtcatttgagtcaattggaggtgtacctgtggatgtgtatcaaggccttccttcaaacacagtgcctctgTTTGACATCAtgacaaatcagccaagacctcagaaagaaaattgtagacctccacaagtctggttcatccttgggagcaatttccaaacgcctgaaggtaccacgttcatctgtacaaacaatagtacgcaagtataaacacacgcagccgtcataccgctcaggatggagacgcattctgtctcctagagatgaacgtactttggtgggaaaagtgcaaatcaatcccagaacagcaccaaaggaccttgtgaagatgctggaggaaacaggaacaacaatatctacatccacagtaaaattagtcctatatcgacataacctgaaaggccgctcagcaaggaagaagccactgctcaaaaacctccataaaaaaagccagactaaggtttgcaactgcacatggggacaaagattgtactatttggagaaatgtcctctggtctgatgaaacaaaaatagaactgttcggccataatgaccattgttatatttggaggaaaaagggcgaGGCTTcaaagctgaagaacaccatcccaaccgtgaagcacgggggtggcagcatcatgttgtgggggtgctttgctgcaggaaggactgatgcacttcacaaaataggtggcatcatgagggaggaaaattatgtggatatattgaagcaacatctcaagatatcagtcaggaagttaaagcttggtcgcaaatgagtcttccaaatggacaatgacaccaagcatacttccaaagttgtggcaaaatggcttaaggacaacaaagtcaaggtattggagtggccatcacaaagccctgacctcaatcctaaagaaaatttgtgggcagtactgaaaaagtgtgtgcaagcaaggaggcctataaacctgactcagttacaccagctctgttaggaggaatgggccaaaattcttattgtgggaagcttgtggaaggctacctgaaacgtttgacccaacaatttaaaggcaatgctaccaaatactaattgagtgtatgtaaacttctgacccactgggaatgtgatgaaagaaatacaagctgaaataaataattatttctACCATTATTCTAacattcacattcttaaaataaagtggtgatcctaactgacctaagacagggaatctttactaggaaaaactgagtttaaaagttgactaaggtgtacgtaaactcccgacttcaattgtaccagaacagagtcaatgtgcgggggcactggttagtcgaggtaatatgtacatgtaggtagagttaaagtgacgatgcatagataataaatacagagtagcagcagcgtaaaagaggggtctgggtagccctttgattagctcttcatgagtcttatggcttgggggtagaagctgttaagaaaccttttggacctagacttggcactccggtaccgcttgccctgcggtagcagagagaacagtctatgactagggtggctagcgtctttgacaatttttaggggcttcctctgacacagccttgtatagaggtccaggatggcgggaagcttggccccacgcactaccctctgtagtgccttgcggtgtGAGGCCGagcggttgccataccaggcagcgatgcaatcagtcaggatgctctcgatggtgcagctgtagaaccttttgaggatctgaggacccatgccaaatcttttcagtctcctgacggggactaggctttgtcgtgccctcttcacgactgtcttggtgtgtttggaccatgataatttgttggtgatgtggacaccaaggaatttgaagctctcaacctgctccactgcagccccgtcgatgagaatgggggtgtactcggtcctccttttcctgtagtccacaatcatctcctttgtcttgatcacgttgagggagaagttgttgtcctggcaccacacggccaggtctctgacctcctccctataggcggtctcatcgttgttggtgatcaggcctacccctgttgtgtcatcggcaaacttgatggtgttggagtcgtgactGGCCATGCAGTCAAAAGTGaacaggagtacaggaggggattgagcacCCATGAGGGGcacccatgttgaggatcagcatggcgtatgtgttgttacctactcttaccacctgggggcggcctgtcaggaagtccaggatccagttgcagatggaggtgtttagtcccagggtccttagcttattgatgagctttgagggcactatggtgttgaacgctgagctgtagtcaatgaatagcattctcacataggtgttccttttgtccaagtgagaaagagcagtgtggagtgcaatagagattgcgtaatctgtggatctgttggggcggtatcgaaattggggtgggtctagagtttctgggatgatggtgttgatgtgagccatgaccagcctttcaaagcacctcatggctacagacgtgagtgctacgggtcggtagtaatataggcaggttaccttagtgttgggcacggggactatggtggtctgcttgaaacatgttggtattacagactcagtcagggacaagttgaaaatgtcagttaagacacctgcaagttggtcatcgcatgctcggagtacacgtccttgtaatccatctggccctgcggccttgtgaattttcacccgtttaaaggtcttacatcggcttcggagagcgtgatcacacagtcgtctggaacactgatgctctcatgcatgcttcagtgttacttgcctcaaagcgagcatagaagtaatttagctcgtttggtaggctcgtgtcactgggcagctcgcggctgtgcttgcctttgtagtctgtaatagtttgcaagccctgccacaagcCCTGCCACATGATGGTTCTTTGGAGGGCgtaacgggatttcttataagcttccgggttagagtcccactccttgaaagcggcagctctaccctttagctcagtgtggatgttgcctgtaatccatggcttctggttggggtatgtacgtagcCACTGTGGGAACAaagtcatcaatgcacttattgatgaagccagtgactgatgtgatgccctcagaagaatcctggaacatattccagtctgttagtaaaacagtcctgtagcttaactTGGTAGGTTATATTGTAATACAGCACTGTGGTATAATTGAAAGCATGTCCAAAACATTTATTCAACATCTTTTCAGTCATGGATGATATGAGACAGATATACCACTAGGGGGCAATGATGGTCCATTGTCTATTATTTTCTGATAAATGACAGTGTGATTGTGCAGCAGTGTTCCAGTATAATCCTAATTCTCAAATTTAAAAGACAAATCTTTCCAAGGTTAAACACAAAATGGTTAAGAACTGAAACTGATATAAGCCTGGAAACAGATAATGGTCTTCAAGATTTGTGTTATGGATGGCAGTTTTAGGAGGTAAAATGTGGGGATAATGCAATTGAATACATATCTATATTGAACATCATGTGATGAGAGATATTGTCCTCAGCTGACCACTCACACAAAGCTTGTACATCCTACTCCCAAGTTGTCAAGTCTTAGAGCTTCTCTACTCTTCCCTATAAACCTTCTCTTCCCCATCTCATCTCTTTGTATCCTGTATATGCTCTCCTATCAGAGGAGAATGAATGAGAATGTTCAGGCTATAGTTAGCCTGGCCTCTGGTTGTTCCGTACgtctagattctgaaatacacattttcacattcatttattcaGCATTGAAAATATGAATATCTAAAAACCACCCTTTTTGATGTTGTTCATTTTAAGACATATCGTTTGGAACAATACTCTCCACAAGTACATCACATTTATAGAGTGGGCTCTCTGCTCATTCTGAATTTCTGATAATTGTATGAGCAGCACCATAGCTGGCCTGGcagtgcctcctcctcctcctctctttttccCCCCAATCTCTTTTCAGTCTCTCTCTTATGGCATCATCACTCTCTGCTTGGCTGGCAGTAGTGCCTCTGGTTGTTCCCCTCTCCGGCTCCTCCTTAtggtctcctctcccctccaattATCACAGCCATGATGGGTCACCCTGGTTCAAAGACCTGGAGCAGCTGGACTATAGAGGGGCCCCctcaggagaggggagagacatgCAGACGGAACACTGAACGGGAACAGAGAACACTACGCGTGTCAATACACGTCATACTACATGCCAAGGGTGTCCGAGAGAGACCCACGTGAcatggtgtgagagagagcgagagcgcgcgcgagagagagcgagagagagagagagcgcgagagagagagagcgcgagagagagcgagagatcgcCCATAGGTCAATGATCCCCTGCTGCAGCTCTCCTTGGCTCTGCCTATAACTTGATCTCCTGTCCCCTCAGGAATCGTGACCTCAGCTTTGTGGACTGTAAGTCAGACACACGCGTTTCATGTGCATCAGTGGTATATAGGCCGACTGTACACAGGTCagtagatacatactgtagatgTTTGACTATGAAGATGTTCACACGCTTCTGAACAAATAGATGAGACCGAGGTTCAAATTGACACACTGCACATGTGAATCACATATCGGTCAGAACACACAATGCACTCCTACACCCCAAACATATGTACTGTACATCTTTATGCACACAGATGCCATATGCTCAAATTCTCCACTTCAAAAAGGGAAATAGTCAACTTGGTAGCTGTGTCTGCAGAGGGAGGGCTGAGCGGTAAGTGCTAATTCTCTGAAAGCTGTTCTGTGGTCAAAATGGAAGCaaccatgtagaggaaggggggTGACCGCACTGTACActgctctcttccctcctctttctcGGATGTCTTTAAAACCACCTCACGGTCAAGAGAGTCCAAGTGCAACATTGCCTGGCGTAACCGTGGGATACCCTGGTAGTTCTCAAAGAAAGCATCCTTCATGAGGTAACAAGAGGACAGCCTTGAGGGAA
Protein-coding regions in this window:
- the LOC115147186 gene encoding septin-9 isoform X5, which translates into the protein MSAPPHPQPPAKGASHGAGDFSYVGIDAILEQMRRKAMKQGFELNIMIVGQSGLGKSTLMNTLFKSKVSRKSVVSTPEERIPKTIEIKSISHDIEEKGVRMKLTVIDTPGFGDHINNENCWQPIMKFINDQYEQYLQEEININRKKRIPDSRVHCCMYFIPPTGHCLRPLDVEFMSRLSKVVNIVPVIAKADTLTLEERDFFKQTIREGLRANGIDVYPQKEFDEDADDRMINDKIREMIPFAVVGSDQEYQVNGKRLLGRKTKWGTIEVENIAHCEFAYLRDLLIRTHMQNIKDITSSIHYEVYRVRRLNETNAQPSGQPPNTLVNPQQANGVAAQHQVLTHEM